TATGTGGACGTTGTATTATCAACCTTCCTACAGGCCAAGGCGAAGAGAGAAAATATGCCTAACCCTCAACAGAAAAAGGGCTTATTCCAATTCTATCCACACAATTTGGTGTGGGTAGGTTTGGCGATTCTAGCTATTGTCTTAGATCAATGGACCAAATGGATTGCCAGTACCCATCTGAATTATGCAGATCCAGTACCAGTCCTGCCCTTTTTAAATTGGACTTTATTGCATAACTATGGCGCAGCCTTTAGTTTCTTGTCCGATGCAGGTGGCTGGCAGCGTTATTTCTTTACTTCTCTTGCAGGCATTGTGTCTGTCATTTTCCTGTTTTGGTTAATGCGTATGCCCAAAACCGTGAAAGTGCTGCCCATCGCAATTGCTCTTATTTTAGGTGGTGCTATAGGGAATCTGATTGACCGTGTAACCTTAGGCTACGTGGTTGATTTTATTCATGTGTACTATCAAAACAGCCACTTCCCAGCGTTTAATATTGCCGATAGTGCGATTACGCTAGGAACAATCCTTTTGTTGATCGATACCTTTTTTCTCGAAAAAAACCGTATCCAACGTGCCGAAGTAAACCATGACTGATTTTATTAATCCCAATGAAGAAACTCGCGTTAGCGAAGGTTCAAAAGTAGAGTTACATTTTTCTGTTTGCATTGAAAATGGCGTAGAAATTGATAACACACGTAGCCGCGAAGAGCCTGTGAGCTTGGTAATGGGTGATGGTAGCTTACTCCCTGGTTTTGAAAAAGCCCTGTTCGGTTTACGTGCTGGTGACCGCCGTACGGTGAGCCTACCACCAGAAGATGCTTTTGGCCCTTGGAACCCTGAAAACGTACAACAGTTTGATACGGTCAAATTTGAACAACGTCCTATTGAAGGGCACATGATTGAATTTGAAGACAAAGCCAAACAAAGCCTGTATGGCGTAGTGAAAACTGTAGGTGATGACATCACTGAAGTCGACTTTAACCATCCATTGGCAGGTAAAGATATTACCTTTGAAGTGGAAATCTTCAAAGTGACGCCTGCTGGCCAACAAGGCATCAAAATTATGTAAAGCCACAGATCAGCCGTCTGTATGCCATTCAAAGCTCCTTCGGGGGCTTTTTTAATGCCTCAAACATTGGTCGATCAGATACATATTCAATCTATGCAAAGCCTAATTTTCATACTACCGTATCGTAATCACATTTATTTCCCAAGGAATTTTCATGAAAATTCAGGTCATTATAGGCAGTGTGCGTGAAGGTCGAACTGCCATTAAAGTTGCTCGATGGGTGAAAAAAGGCTTTGAACAACTTGGGCTCAATACGGTCCAACTCGAGCTAGTCGACTTAAAAGAGTGGGATTTGCCAATTTTTTCAGGTGCAAATCCCCCTATGACGGGCATTTATGATCAACCCAAACAACAAGCATGGGCCGATCACATTGTCCAAGGCGATGCCTTTATTTTTATTAGTCCTGAATACAATCATGGCTATAGTCCAGCACTCAAAAATGCATTGGACTACTTAGGCAAAGAATGGCAAGGCAAACCTGCAGCCTATATCAGTTATGGCGGGACTAATGGCTCACGCTCCATCGACCAAATTCGCCAAGTCGGTACTCAACTCGGCCTAGTCGATACCAATGCCGTGATTGAAATTCGGGACATTTTTTCACGCAATAAAACCGAAGATTTTGAACCAAATCCTTTTGATGAGAAAAATCTAAAAGCAGCAATTGATAAACTCATTAAATATGTCAGCGCATAAGCATGAGATTCTTCTGTACGCTATTGCTTACAGTAACTTAAGTATTTGTCGGCTTTTCAATCAACAGTATCGACGCTATAGTTAAACCATACAGAGACAGGAAGTCTCAATTAAAAACAAAAATAATAAAATATACAGCAGGATGCTGATCGGTAGGACAGGAGTTATACCGTTTGAAAGAATTTAAAAAGCCCCCGACAGGATGTTGGGGGCTTTTTAATTCTAGTTTGATATTTTAAATATTCACATCAAATCCTAAATTAACATCAGATGCGGCTTGACCACCTCGTATCCCCCAATTCTCTAAGTTAGACTCACGAATTAAAATAGAAATATGGTCTTGTGGAATACCTAACTCTGCTAAATGCTGAACTAGGAGTTGATACAGTCTTCGTTTAGTCTCTAGCGATCTTCCAACAAAGCAATCAACTTCAATCCAAGTAAAAGAAGCGGGTTGTGTTAAATAAAGTGGATACGCAAAATGCTCAGGTGCATGCTCAACTAAACGAATATTGCGATCATATTGGGGGAGTTGAAACGCAGTAGATAATGCCGTATGGACTGCTTCAATTATCGCTCGCGCTTCATCCTGACTATAGTTTTTACGAACATGAATTTGGGTACTTGGCATCACACATCCTCTATTCTTTTATTATTAAATTATTATTAAAGTTTTTCATTTTTGATATTCGTAACCACAGTGCGATTAAGCTGACCGTTTATCGTTATATCAGGCATAGCAACCAAATATTACATCAATATAACGCACTACGTTCTATACTTTTGCCCATCTGAACGTCGGGCAGTTTTGCGCAAAACGTTTTTATATAAAATCAATTAAAAACAAGAAGAACAGAGAGCACCTCATGCAACTGAGTACTACATATTTAACTGATTATTGCAAAATCTATGTCGCAGACCCTGAATATACGCAGGCAGATGCTTTAGCAGCCTATTGTAGAGTTCATCGTACTGAAATCATGCAACAACTCCATCAGCATGGGATTTTATTATTCCGCGGTTTCAAGATAGAACGCAGCTATGAATTCTACGAACTTATTGAACAACATTTACAACTTGAACCAAGGAATAGTATTACTCCCAATACGCAGGGCTGGTTTGCCACACTTATGCGTAAGCACAGTGAAAAACTTTTCGGTATAAATAATGAGAAGCTGTACCACAATCACAATATCGTACAATTGAAACCTCGTGAGAATGCCATTCAAAACTTACATATCCAAGGAAGTATGCATTCAACCCGATCACGTTATGTTGCGCTGTTTTGCCAACGGACTTCCACTCATCTGGCTGAAACAGGTTTTAATGACTTAGAAAAAATTTGGAACCACTTTCCAACCAGTATTCAAAAAAAATATTTAGGCGCGTGGAGCCATTTTTCTTATATTTCAATCCGGAAACTCAATATATTAGACCGTTTACTATTAAAGAACAGCCCATTTCATTTAAGCAAGCTAACCAATAAAAGAGCCAAACTCACCTTAAAACGCTCTCCCTTCGTCATCACCCATCCTGATACTCAAAGACTAGCGATCCAACCATGGGTCTTTGCCAATAATACCCATACCTTTGCACATCACACGACACAAACTATATGTAAGCATCGCGGATCACTTCAATCAGGTTTTGCAGCGAATCACATGCAATTATCTTGGGAACTCTTCACACACACAGGTGAAAAAATTGAGTGGACGCATCAAGAAAAACAGCAATACTTTGATGCACTCTATCGTGATGCACTTTTAGTTCAATGGCAACAAGGAGATATCGCCTTAGTCGATAATATTAAAATTGCACATTGGCGTATCAATGATTGGAAAGAAAACCATCACTTGCTTCAAATTCAAGCCAATGTCTTCAATGCCAATCAACATGCTGCACTTTAAGACAGCCTGCCCTAGCAACACTCTGTTCGGGTGATTAATGTGAAAGCAGCTGAATTAAATCAGCATGTTTCCCATCCTCAATCACCCAAATACTGCCATCTTTCGCTTGTTGTAAACCACGGATACGTTCTTTCATATCTATCCGTTGGATTTCTTTTACTGGCTGTGCTGTGATGTCCACAATAATTAATGCTTCAGATGAAAGCCCACCAATGATGGCTTTATCCCGCCACTTTGGAAACATCTGTCCCGTATAAAAAATCAAACTCGATGGAGAAATTACGGGTGTCCAGTCTAATTTTGGCGCTTCAAACTCAGGTCGCGTAACATGGTCGGGGATATTCAAACCACTATAATGATCACCATTCGAAACGATTGGATAGCCATAGTTTTTAGCCTTTTGAATTAAATTAAGCTCATCCCCACCTTTCGGGCCCATTTCAACCACCCAAAGTTGACCTTGTTCATCAGAAGCCATACCTAAAGGATTACGATGCCCCAAACTCCAGACTTGTTTCGCTACTTCACCTTGCGACTGAAAAGTATTATCCACTATCACTGAGCCATCATCATTAATCCGAATGATTTTCCCAAGATTCGATGTCAAGTCTTGGGCAGGATCAAATTTCTGTCTCTCACCAGAGCTAATCCATAGTTTTCCAGAACCATCAAACAGTACACGATGTGCATAATGCCCTTGCCCACGAACCTTAGGTACCTGTTTCCAAATGGTTGTTATATTATCTAATTGTGGCTGTGCTTGATCTAAATTCAAATCTGCACGAATCACCACTGCACCATAGCCACCTTGCCCTGCTTCTGCATAGCTGAGATAAATTTGATGGTTTTGTGCAAACTTAGGATGTAAAACAATGTCCCCGAATCCACCCTGACCACCATAAGCCACTTTGGGTAGGTTTTTAATAAAAGTCTTTTTCTGATCTATAGGATTAAATAAAATCAACTGTCCCGATCTTTCTGTAATTAATAATCGCCCATCGGGCAATACCGCTAATGCCCATGGCTCATTAAATTCAGCGATACGCTTTAGCTGCATAGATGTGCCTAAAGAAGCAGAACTGTCCTGTTGTTCATGTACCGCCGACTCCGCTGGTCTTTGTACATGACATGCCATTAATCCAAAAAATGCACTCACTGTCATCAACAAACAAAAAGCTTTTTTTCTCAGCATTGCCTTTCCCATTAAATGCACGATCACCATTCATTGTAGAGAAATCATCAGTACAAGGTTATCTGCTTTGGTAACAAGATGAATCTGCGTAAGTTGAAGCTTACAAATACTGAAGAAAGTGACCACTAGCCTTAAAACAGTTTACAACATATATTAAATACATCAGGAGACAGGACGTTTCCCAAACGAAAAACAACAATAATTAGTTTGAGCATCAGGATGTGAGATATGACAGGAGTTGTATCTAAGCACTGAAATACAAAGAAACCTCGACAGGATGTCGGGGTTTCTTTTTTGGAAAAGAATTTTATTTCTTCTTCTCATATTGCCGAATAATCTCTATGGCAATTCTATGCCACTTTATATTCTGAGCATCATGTAAAATTTGATCAAAGTTCTGCCAAATTCATGTTCTTTTACTATAAGTACTTAGACGTTTACGGTGTGTGATTAAACGATTTCATCAACCGTCTTCAATCAAAAATCAATGATAATAAATTCACCATTTCGCTAACCGCATGATAAAAAAACCCCCTCTGCATTAAGCGGAGGGGGTTTTTGAATTAATGAGCTGGCGATGACTTACTCTCACATGGATAACTCCACACTACCATCAGCGCTAAGAGGTTTCACTTCTGAGTTCGGGAAGGGATCAGGTGGTTCACTCTTGCTATTGTCGCCAGCACAACTGTTTATGGATACTCGCTAGGTCTTATGATTGCCTCGCTTTCTACCAAATCTTGCACTCGTTCAAAGCAGTGCTTTGAACATCGTTCATAACAGAACATCTGAGTTAATTTAATTTGCACATTCTACTTAGCTTTATAACTAAATCAAGTTGTTTGCAGTGATTTGAACCACAACACCAACTGTTTGGGTGTTGTATAGTCAAGCCTCACGAGCAATTAGTATTGGTCAGCTTCACATATCACTATGCTTCCACATCCAACCTATCAACGTCGTAGTCTTCAACGGCTCTTTAGAGGACATAAAGTCCTAGGGAAATCTTATCTTGAGGTAGGCTTCCCGCTTAGATGCTTTCAGCGGTTATCCCTTCCGAACATAGCTACCCGGCGATGCGACTGGCGTCACAACCGGTACACCAGAGGTTCGTCCACTCTGGTCCTCTCGTACTAGGAGCAGATCCTCTCAAATTTCCAACGCCCACGGTAGATAGGGACCGAACTGTCTCACGACGTTCTAAACCCAGCTCGCGTACCTCTTTAAATGGCGAACAGCCATACCCTTGGGACCTGCTTCAGCCCCAGGATGAGATGAGCCGACATCGAGGTGCCAAACACCGCCGTCGATATGAACTCTTGGGCGGTATCAGCCTGTTATCCCCAGAGTACCTTTTATCCGTTGAGCGATGGCCCTTCCATACAGAACCACCGGATCACTAAGACCTACTTTCGTACCTGCTCGACTTGTGGGTCTCGCAGTTAAGCGCGCTTTTGCCTTTATACTCTACGCGTGATTTCCGACCACGCTGAGCGCACCTTCGTACTCCTCCGTTACTCTTTAGGAGGAGACCGCCCCAGTCAAACTACCCACCAGACATGGTCCTCGTCCCGGATAACGGGACAGAGTTAGAACCTCAATATTACCAGGGTGGTATTTCAAGATTGGCTCCACCGAAACTAGCGTCTCGGTTTCAAAGCCTCCCACCTATCCTACACAAGTAAGATCAAAGTTCAATGTCAAGCTGCAGTAAAGGTTCACGGGGTCTTTCCGTCTAGCCGCGGGTACACCGCATCTTCACGGCGAATTCGATTTCACTGAGTCTCTGCTGGAGACAGCGCCCCCATCATTATGCCATTCGTGCAGGTCGGAACTTACCCGACAAGGAATTTCGCTACCTTAGGACCGTTATAGTTACGGCCGCCGTTTACTGGGGCTTCGATCAAGAGCTTCGCTTACGCTAACCCCATCAATTAACCTTCCAGCACCGGGCAGGCATCACACCCTATACGTCCACTTTCGTGTTTGCAGAGTGCTATGTTTTTAATAAACAGTTGCAGGGGCCTGGTTTCTGTGGCTGCCAATAGCTCAAGGAGTAAATCCTATCACCGTCGGCAGCGTACCTTCTCCCGAAGTTACGGTACCATTTTGCCTAGTTCCTTCAGCAGAGTTCTCTCAAGCGCTTTGGTCTACTCGACCTGACCACCTGTGTCGGTTTCGGGTACGATTCCTATGTAACTGAAGCTTAGAGACTTTTCCTGGAAGCATGGTATCAGCCACTTCACTGTACAAGTACAGCTTGCTATCAGTTCTCAGCATAGAGTACCCCGGATTTGCCTAAGATACATGCCTACAACCTTCCACCTGGACAACCAACGCCAGGCTGACTTAACCTTCTCCGTCCTCTCATCGCATTACATAGAAGTATTGGAATATTAACCAATTTCCCATCGACTACGCCTCTCGGCCTCGCCTTAGGGGTCGACTCACCCAGCCCCGATTAACGTTGGACTGGAACCCTTGGTCTTTCAGCGTGCGAGTTTTTCACTCGCATTGTCGTTACTCACGTCAGCATTCGCACTTCTGATACCTCCAGCATACTTCTCAATACACCTTCATCGGCTTACAGAACGCTCCCCTACCACTTGCAATAAATTGCAAATCCGCAGCTTCGGCATATAGTTTTAGCCCCGTTACATCTTCCGCGCAGGCCGACTCGACTAGTGAGCTATTACGCTTTCTTTAAAGGGTGGCTGCTTCTAAGCCAACCTCCTAGCTGTCTATGCCTTCCCACATCGTTTCCCACTTAACTATAATTTTGGGGCCTTAGCTGGCGGTCTGGATTGTTTTCCTCTTGACTACGGACGTTAGCACCCGCAGTCTGTCTCCCGGATAGTACTCATTGGTATTCGGAGTTTGCATCGGTTTGGTAAGTCGGGATGACCCCCTAGCCGAAACAGTGCTCTACCCCCAATGGTATTCGTCCGAGGCGCTACCTAAATAGCTTTCGGGGAGAACCAGCTATCACCGAGTTTGATTAGCCTTTCACCCCTATCCACAAGTCATCCCCTGGCTTTTCAACGACAGTGGGTTCGGTCCTCCAGTTAGTGTTACCCAACCTTCAACCTGCTCATGGATAGATCACCCGGTTTCGGGTCTACACCCAGCAACTAAACGCCCTATTAAGACTCGATTTCTCTACGGCTCCCCTATACGGTTAACCTTGCTACTGAATGTAAGTCGCTGACCCATTATACAAAAGGTACGCAGTCACCGAACAAGTCGGCTCCCACTGCTTGTATGCATGCGGTTTCAGGATCTATTTCACTCCCCTCACAGGGGTTCTTTTCGCCTTTCCCTCACGGTACTGGTTCACTATCGGTCAGTCAGGAGTATTTAGCCTTGGAGGATGGTCCCCCCATATTCAGACAAGGTTTCACGTGCCCCGCCCTACTCGACATCATCATATAAGCCCTTTCGTGTACAGGACTATCACCCACTATGGTTGCACTTCCCAGAGCATTCCACTAGAACTTATATGACTTAATGGGCTTTTCCCCGTTCGCTCGCCGCTACTGAGGGAATCTCAATTGATTTCTTTTCCTAAGGGTACTGAGATGTTTCACTTCCCCTCGTTCGCCTCGTATGACTATGTATTCATCATACGATACCTGCCTTATGACAGGTGGGTTTCCCCATTCAGAAATCTCCGGATCACAGGATATTTGCCGCCTCCCCGGAGCTTATCGCAGGCTATTACGTCTTTCATCGCCTCTGACTGCCAAGGCATCCACCACATGCACTTAATTACTTGACTATACAACCCCAAACAGTCGTTAATCCCTACAAGTAGGATTAAGACAGTCTATGATGATTCCTCATCACTTCCTTACAGTTTGTTGCTCTGTGTACTTAAACACTGTACAGCTTCAATTCAATTCACATACCAAAACGCTTGATTCAGTTAATTTCGCTAGTAACTCATTTCTCCAACCTTCATCAATCAGTAATAAATCACTGTTAATGTCGATCTTTAAAACGAGTATGAACAAATTATTTCAACTCAAATATATTCTGTTAATGATTTTTCCAGCCTTCGTCAGGTCAGGAAACTGTGATAAATCACAGAAGTTAATAAGCTTTAACTTACTAAATTCTATAATCTATGGTGG
This DNA window, taken from Acinetobacter sp. WCHA55, encodes the following:
- the lspA gene encoding signal peptidase II, with protein sequence MPNPQQKKGLFQFYPHNLVWVGLAILAIVLDQWTKWIASTHLNYADPVPVLPFLNWTLLHNYGAAFSFLSDAGGWQRYFFTSLAGIVSVIFLFWLMRMPKTVKVLPIAIALILGGAIGNLIDRVTLGYVVDFIHVYYQNSHFPAFNIADSAITLGTILLLIDTFFLEKNRIQRAEVNHD
- a CDS encoding FKBP-type peptidyl-prolyl cis-trans isomerase, translated to MTDFINPNEETRVSEGSKVELHFSVCIENGVEIDNTRSREEPVSLVMGDGSLLPGFEKALFGLRAGDRRTVSLPPEDAFGPWNPENVQQFDTVKFEQRPIEGHMIEFEDKAKQSLYGVVKTVGDDITEVDFNHPLAGKDITFEVEIFKVTPAGQQGIKIM
- a CDS encoding NADPH-dependent FMN reductase — translated: MKIQVIIGSVREGRTAIKVARWVKKGFEQLGLNTVQLELVDLKEWDLPIFSGANPPMTGIYDQPKQQAWADHIVQGDAFIFISPEYNHGYSPALKNALDYLGKEWQGKPAAYISYGGTNGSRSIDQIRQVGTQLGLVDTNAVIEIRDIFSRNKTEDFEPNPFDEKNLKAAIDKLIKYVSA
- a CDS encoding tautomerase family protein, coding for MPSTQIHVRKNYSQDEARAIIEAVHTALSTAFQLPQYDRNIRLVEHAPEHFAYPLYLTQPASFTWIEVDCFVGRSLETKRRLYQLLVQHLAELGIPQDHISILIRESNLENWGIRGGQAASDVNLGFDVNI
- a CDS encoding TauD/TfdA family dioxygenase, with the translated sequence MQLSTTYLTDYCKIYVADPEYTQADALAAYCRVHRTEIMQQLHQHGILLFRGFKIERSYEFYELIEQHLQLEPRNSITPNTQGWFATLMRKHSEKLFGINNEKLYHNHNIVQLKPRENAIQNLHIQGSMHSTRSRYVALFCQRTSTHLAETGFNDLEKIWNHFPTSIQKKYLGAWSHFSYISIRKLNILDRLLLKNSPFHLSKLTNKRAKLTLKRSPFVITHPDTQRLAIQPWVFANNTHTFAHHTTQTICKHRGSLQSGFAANHMQLSWELFTHTGEKIEWTHQEKQQYFDALYRDALLVQWQQGDIALVDNIKIAHWRINDWKENHHLLQIQANVFNANQHAAL
- a CDS encoding PQQ-dependent sugar dehydrogenase, which encodes MLRKKAFCLLMTVSAFFGLMACHVQRPAESAVHEQQDSSASLGTSMQLKRIAEFNEPWALAVLPDGRLLITERSGQLILFNPIDQKKTFIKNLPKVAYGGQGGFGDIVLHPKFAQNHQIYLSYAEAGQGGYGAVVIRADLNLDQAQPQLDNITTIWKQVPKVRGQGHYAHRVLFDGSGKLWISSGERQKFDPAQDLTSNLGKIIRINDDGSVIVDNTFQSQGEVAKQVWSLGHRNPLGMASDEQGQLWVVEMGPKGGDELNLIQKAKNYGYPIVSNGDHYSGLNIPDHVTRPEFEAPKLDWTPVISPSSLIFYTGQMFPKWRDKAIIGGLSSEALIIVDITAQPVKEIQRIDMKERIRGLQQAKDGSIWVIEDGKHADLIQLLSH